From Nitrospiraceae bacterium:
CGCCGCCCGGTGACGGGCATGGAGGGCATGATCGGCGCAATTGGAATCGCAACAACCGACCTGACGCCACATGGTCAGGTGACACTGCACGGAGAAATCTGGGACGCGGTCAGCCGAGAACCGATCAAGCGAGGAGAAGAAGCGGAGGTCAGATCCGTTCAAGGACTGACCCTCACTGTTGCACCACCACAGAGATCATCGCCGTGAGGAGATCACAATGCCACTGTTGATTCCGCTGTTCCTGTTCCTCC
This genomic window contains:
- a CDS encoding NfeD family protein — encoded protein: RRPVTGMEGMIGAIGIATTDLTPHGQVTLHGEIWDAVSREPIKRGEEAEVRSVQGLTLTVAPPQRSSP